The following are encoded in a window of Syngnathoides biaculeatus isolate LvHL_M chromosome 3, ASM1980259v1, whole genome shotgun sequence genomic DNA:
- the rs1a gene encoding retinoschisin 1a, giving the protein MARNVRPFLPALLFLAAHVIISGRAQEAGVSEAWTSGPCKCDCDEGPSPTQFSSVGSPPVRGVDCMPECPYHKPLGFEAGSVSPEQLSCSNEDQYSGWFSSWLPNKARLNSQGFGCAWLSKFQDNSQWLQIDLREVMVVSGILTQGRCDADEWVTKYSVQYRTDEKLNWIFYKDQSGNNRVFYGNSDRSSSVENLLRPPVVARYIRILPLGWHTRIALRLELLLCMSKCA; this is encoded by the exons ATGGCTCGCAACGTGCGCCCTTTCCTGCCCGCCTTGCTTTTTCTGGCGGCTCACG TGATAATCAGCGGCCGTGCTCAAGAG GCGGGCGTGTCCGAGGCGTGGACCAGCGGGCCGTGCAAGTGCGACTGCGACGAAGGCCCGTCGCCAACTCAGTTCTCCTCGGTCGGCTCCCCCCCGGTGAGAGGCGTGGACTGCATGCCAG AGTGTCCGTACCACAAGCCTCTGGGCTTCGAGGCGGGATCGGTCAGTCCGGAGCAGCTGAGCTGCTCCAACGAGGACCAGTACAGCGGATGGTTCTCATCTTGGCTCCCAAACAAGGCTCGGCTCAACAGTCAAGGATTTGG CTGTGCGTGGCTCTCCAAGTTCCAAGACAACAGCCAGTGGCTGCAGATCGACCTGAGAGAGGTCATGGTGGTCTCTGGGATTCTGACTCAAGGCCGCTGTGACGCCGACGAGTGGGTGACCAAGTACAGCGTGCAGTACCGCACTGACGAAAAACTCAACTGGATTTTTTACAAGGACCAGTCCGGGAATAACCGG GTGTTCTACGGGAACTCGGACCGTTCGTCGTCAGTGGAGAACCTCCTGCGGCCGCCTGTGGTGGCGCGCTACATCCGCATCCTGCCCCTGGGATGGCACACGCGCATCGCGCTGCGTCTGGAGCTGCTGCTCTGCATGAGCAAATGTGCCTGA